The Camelina sativa cultivar DH55 chromosome 14, Cs, whole genome shotgun sequence genome includes a window with the following:
- the LOC104742275 gene encoding serpin-ZX-like, which yields MDMRESISMQNQVSMSFAKHVITTVSKNSNVIFSPASINVVLSVIAAGSTGGTRDQILSFLKFSSTDQLNTFSSDIVSAVLADGSANGGPKLSVANGAWIDKSLSFKPSFKKLLEDSYRAASNQADFQSKAVEVITEVNSWAEKETNGLITEVLPEGSADSMTKLIFVNALYFKGTWNEKFDESFTKDGDFHLLDGNKVTAPFMTSKKKQYVSAYDGFKVLGLPYLQGQDKRQFSMYFYLPDANNGLSDLLDKIVSAPGFLDSHIPRRQVKVREFKVPKFKFSFGFDASDVLKGLGLTSPFSGEDGLTKMVESPEMGKNLCVSNIFHKACIEVNEEGTEAAAASAGVIKLRSLAMMEEEIDFVADHPFLLVVTENITGVILFIGQVVDPLH from the exons ATGGACATGCGTGAATCAATCTCGATGCAAAACCAAGTCTCAATGAGTTTCGCGAAACACGTGATCACCACCGTCTCTAAAAACTCCAACGTCATCTTCTCTCCGGCTTCAATCAACGTCGTGCTCAGTGTAATCGCCGCTGGATCCACCGGCGGTACCAGAGATCAGATCCTCTCTTTTCTCAAGTTCTCTTCCACTGATCAGCTCAATACTTTCTCTTCCGATATCGTCTCCGCTGTTCTCGCTGACGGTAGTGCTAACGGTGGTCCGAAGCTCTCGGTCGCTAATGGCGCCTGGATCGATAAGTCTCTCTCGTTTAAGCCGTCGTTTAAGAAGCTTCTGGAAGATTCTTACAGAGCTGCTTCGAATCAAGCTGATTTCCAATCTAAG gcTGTTGAAGTGATTACTGAGGTGAATTCATGGGCTGAAAAGGAGACAAATGGTCTCATCACTGAGGTTCTTCCAGAAGGATCAGCTGATAGTATGACCAAATTGATCTTTGTTAATGCATTGTACTTCAAGGGCACATGGAATGAGAAATTCGATGAGTCGTTCACAAAAGACGGTGACTTTCACCTTCTTGATGGTAACAAAGTGACTGCACCGTTCATGACCAGCAAGAAGAAACAATACGTAAGTGCTTACGATGGGTTCAAAGTATTGGGACTTCCTTACTTACAAGGACAGGATAAACGACAATTCTCCATGTACTTTTATCTTCCCGATGCAAACAACGGACTGTCTGATCTACTTGACAAAATAGTTTCTGCTCCTGGATTTTTGGACAGCCACATTCCACGCCGACAAGTTAAAGTTCGCGAATTCAAGGTTCCTAAGTTTAAATTCTCTTTCGGGTTCGACGCTTCAGACGTTTTGAAAGGATTGGGGCTGACTTCACCATTCAGTGGTGAAGACGGTCTAACTAAGATGGTTGAATCTCCAGAGATGGGGAAGAATCTATGCGTATCTAATATTTTCCATAAAGCTTGTATCGAGGTGAACGAAGAAGGAACAGAAGCTGCAGCCGCATCAGCTGGAGTTATAAAGCTAAGGTCTTTGGCTATGATGGAAGAGGAGATAGATTTTGTGGCGGATCATCCGTTTCTGTTGGTGGTCACAGAGAACATAACAGGAGTGATTCTGTTCATCGGCCAAGTTGTTGATCCGTTGCATTAA
- the LOC104743917 gene encoding receptor-like protein 12, giving the protein MSEFPNQEVVSDGYMIISYGPSNSKIKSWVNKSDCCSWDGITCAAKSGKVIGLDLSSSFLYGPLKSKSSLFRLRDLRHLNLANNNFNSSQIPADFDKLMELERLNLSSSALSGKIPINLLQLTKLVNSHLQLTILNQLTTFTVAHNKLSGNLPASILNFTQLRRLSLSSNQFTGFLPPIITQFSKLESFRASGNPFTGAVLSSLVQIPSLTHIYLSYNVFNDFTGIENISLLPNLEDFSLGSKHYNKVVGPGVDLNVFSPLKQLTLLHLSGIPLTIANITNDSDFPSNLGTLTLRGCNITEFPEFIRYERNLQQLDLSNNKIKGQVPAWLWRLPKLYSVNLSNNSLSGFNRSLKVSPSRISFVDLSSNAFQGPLFIPPWKHLDYFSGSKNNFTGKIPLSICGLSSLEVLDLSNNNLNGSIPWCLETLVMSSLSDLNLRNNILSGILPEIFHNAKNLISLDVSHNRLEGNVPASLGGCSALEVLNVGSNTFNDMFPFHLNSLQKLQVLVIRSNKFHGTLHNADGVWFGFPQLKIIDVSHNDFFGTLPSHYFLNWTAMSSKSDDNIGPEYIQSPSGYYYLSLVLMSKGVSMEMERILTIYTAIDFSGNQLHGPIPDSIGLLKELRILNMSSNAFTGHIPYTMANLTNLESLDLSQNKISGEIPPELGTLSSLEVINVSHNQLVGSIPQGTQFQRQKCSSYEGNPGLNRPSLKDVCGDIKVLAPPQPELVETKEEEEESFSWVAAGLGFAPGLVFGLVMGYIVASYKHEWFMKFFFRSKQRRTTRNH; this is encoded by the exons ATGAGTGAGTTTCCGAATCAAGAGGTTGTTTCCGATGGGTATATGATTATTTCATATGGGCCCTCGAATTCGAAGATAAAATCATGGGTGAATAAAAGTGATTGTTGTTCTTGGGATGGTATCACGTGTGCTGCTAAGTCGGGTAAAGTGATCGGACTAGACCTTAGTTCCAGCTTCCTCTATGGCCCGCTTAAATCCAAGAGCAGTCTTTTTAGACTGCGTGATCTCCGTCATCTGAATCTTGCTAACAACAATTTCAACAGTTCGCAAATACCAGCTGATTTTGACAAACTCATGGAACTAGAAAGACTAAACCTATCTAGCTCTGCACTTTCAGGGAAAATTCCAATCAACCTTCTTCAGCTAACCAAGTTG GTGAACTCCCATCTTCAATTGACAATCTTAAACCAGTTGACTACTTTTACTGTTGCGCATAACAAGCTCAGTGGAAACTTGCCAGCTTCGATACTCAATTTTACCCAACTACgtagactctctctctcttcaaatcaGTTCACAGGCTTCCTTCCACCAATCATCACCCAATTCTCCAAATTAGAGTCTTTTCGTGCTTCTGGTAATCCTTTTACGGGAGCCGTTCTTTCATCCCTAGTCCAGATTCCCTCATTGACTCATATTTATTTGAGTTATAACGTATTCAACGACTTTACTGGGATTGAGAATATCTCTCTGTTGCCTAATTTAGAAGACTTTTCTCTTGGAAGTAAACATTACAACAAAGTCGTTGGTCCAGGAGTTGACCTTAATGTATTCTCGCCTCTCAAGCAGCTAACCTTATTACATCTCTCGGGCATCCCTCTCACAATAGCAAATATCACTAATGATTCGGATTTTCCATCAAATTTGGGTACTTTGACATTGCGAGGCTGCAACATCACTGAGTTCCCTGAGTTCATAAGATACGAAAGAAATCTACAACAACTAGatctttccaacaacaaaatcaaaggtcAAGTACCAGCCTGGTTGTGGAGACTACCAAAGTTGTACTCTGTAAATCTCTCTAACAACTCTCTCAGCGGTTTCAATAGATCCTTAAAAGTTTCTCCGAGTCGAATCAGTTTTGTTGATCTAAGCTCAAATGCTTTCCAAGGACCACTCTTCATCCCACCCTGGAAGCATCTCGACTATTTTTCGGGTTCTAAGAATAACTTCACCGGGAAGATACCTCTCTCAATATGTGGACTAAGCTCTCTAGAAGTCCTAGATCTATCAAACAACAACCTCAACGGCTCAATTCCTTGGTGCTTAGAGACTCTGGTGATGAGTTCTCTTTCAGATCTAAATCTCCGTAACAACATACTCAGCGGCATTCTTCCTGAAATATTTCATAACGCCAAGAACTTAATCTCACTTGATGTCAGTCACAACCGATTAGAGGGAAATGTGCCAGCTTCTCTTGGTGGTTGCTCTGCCTTGGAAGTTTTGAACGTGGGAAGCAACACATTCAACGACATGTTTCCCTTCCACTTGAATTCTCTGCAGAAACTTCAAGTTCTTGTCATCCGCTCTAACAAGTTTCATGGCACATTACATAATGCTGATGGGGTTTGGTTTGGATTTCCTCAGTTGAAAATCATTGATGTTTCACATAATGATTTCTTCGGTACATTGCCATCTCATTACTTTTTGAACTGGACTGCCATGTCTTCCAAGAGTGATGATAATATAGGACCAGAGTACATTCAGAGTCCTTCAGGATATTACTACTTGTCACTTGTGTTGATGAGTAAAGGAGTGTCGATGGAGATGGAACGTATTCTTACAATCTACACAGCCATCGATTTTTCAGGAAATCAACTCCATGGACCAATTCCTGATTCCATTGGTCTGTTGAAGGAGCTTCGCATTCTAAACATGTCAAGCAATGCTTTCACGGGCCACATCCCATATACTATGGCAAACTTGACGAATCTGGAGTCACTAGACCTCTCCCAAAACAAGATTTCTGGTGAGATTCCTCCTGAGCTTGGAACCCTCTCTTCTCTCGAAGTGATAAACGTTTCACATAACCAGCTTGTAGGTTCCATACCACAAGGCACACAGTTTCAACGGCAAAAATGCTCCTCCTATGAAGGAAACCCTGGACTTAATCGTCCTTCCCTTAAGGATGTTTGTGGAGATATCAAAGTGCTAGCACCACCACAACCCGAACTGGtggagacaaaagaagaagaagaagaatcattcaGTTGGGTAGCAGCAGGTTTAGGCTTTGCACCTGGACTTGTATTTGGATTAGTGATGGGATACATAGTGGCTTCGTACAAGCATGAGTGGttcatgaagttttttttccGAAGCAAGCAACGACGGACCACCAGAAATCATTAA
- the LOC109128725 gene encoding uncharacterized protein LOC109128725: MEQPPEFVDPDKPNHVCRLRKAIYGLKQAFRAWYTELKTYLLSLGFNNSLVDTSLFVLHHSTDWIYLLVYVDDILITGNQRSTIQHILHLLADRFSIKDPEDLNYFLGLEAHRTSHGLHLSQRKYILDLLHRHNMINGNPVCTPMATSLKLTSGNPLPDPTVFRRLVGSLQYLAFTRLDIAYAVNRLSQFMHCPTEAHWQEEKRILRYLAGTTTHGIFFSAKNDLTLHAFSDEDWAGDSDDYVSTNTYIVYLGWNPISWTAKKQKGVARSSTEAEY, translated from the coding sequence ATGGAGCAACCTCCGGAGTTCGTAGATCCAGACAAACCCAATCACGTTTGTCGGTTGCGTAAGGCGATATATGGTCTCAAGCAAGCTTTTCGAGCCTGGTACACTGAATTGAAGACTTATCTCCTGTCCCTTGGTTTCAATAACTCATTGGTTGATACATCCTTGTTTGTCCTTCATCATAGTACGGACTGGATTTATCTGTTGGTGTATGTCGATGATATTTTGATCACAGGCAATCAACGCTCCACAATCCAACACATTCTCCATCTTCTTGCTGATCGTTTTTCGATCAAGGACCCGGAAGATCTCAATTATTTTTTAGGCCTTGAAGCTCATCGAACGTCACATGGTCTTCACTTATCACAACGCAAATACATTTTAGACCTGCTTCACCGTCATAACATGATCAACGGCAATCCAGTCTGTACACCAATGGCAACCTCTCTGAAACTCACATCCGGAAATCCTCTCCCTGATCCAACCGTCTTCCGCCGTCTAGTGGGAAGCCTCCAATATCTGGCATTCACGAGACTGGATATTGCGTATGCGGTTAATCGCTTATCTCAGTTCATGCATTGTCCTACCGAAGCTCATTGGCAAGAAGAAAAGAGGATTCTTCGATATTTGGCTGGCACAACAACTCATGGCATTTTCTTTTCTGCGAAGAATGATCTCACATTACATGCTTTCTCTGATGAAGATTGGGCAGGAGACTCTGATGACTATGTCTCCACTAATACCTACATTGTCTATCTCGGTTGGAATCCCATCTCTTGGACAGCGAAAAAGCAAAAAGGTGTCGCCAGATCATCGACTGAAGCTGAATATTGA
- the LOC104742274 gene encoding uncharacterized protein LOC104742274, giving the protein MYRSPFSVILSLFFQALTLAVALDPSRPDESNITVTPILQDVLKEITVKQKWNLEEVIFKKLEVKKLRIGIGRRFEIRIRLGKSRFVFIFPDEVTEWSRSGGGRDEELQEVVREVNSTKVLDPLVLKGPFELRVDGDDRLSLELPMNISHSGLKRVLVSEGISVEIREAQAVSLFHSSHGRYAATVDSVNIKEENSLLSFRGSVCVPLPPIQIVGSASLVAFRTPNDSQIKTSYLSDEAIHLHAEKCYYKAHTYRQHRFPRDLLGLKIDKLEKVLSSFGNGTRQTVSSVTAKLKASGMVRFQLEIERSIGRNESVINKRVEWRTKPKIERVWFEVTAKIEGDKLKTVGMRKVVPFIEVDTEAWSSLMSNMSFTKFPSLLVPQEALTLDVKW; this is encoded by the exons ATGTATCGCTCTCCTTTCTCCGtcatactctctctcttctttcaagCCCTTACTCTTGCCGTAGCTCTCGATCCGTCGCGGCCTGACGAATCCAACATCACAGTAACACCAATTCTACAg GATGTGTTGAAAGAGATAACGGTGAAGCAGAAGTGGAATCTGGAGGAAGTGATATTTAAGAAATTGGAAGTTAAGAAGCTTCGTATTGGTATTGGTCGGAGATTTGAGATCCGGATCCGATTAGGGAAGAGCCGATTCGTTTTCATCTTCCCGGATGAAGTTACCGAGTGGAGTAGAAGCGGCGGAGGAAGAGATGAGGAGTTGCAGGAGGTAGTTCGGGAAGTTAATTCGACTAAGGTTCTTGATCCTCTTGTATTGAAAGGTCCATTTGAGCTACGAGTTGATGGCGATGACCGTCTCTCGCTTGAGTTGCCG ATGAACATTTCACATAGCGGTTTAAAACGAGTTCTTGTCAGTGAGGGCATCTCAGTAGAAATAAGGGAAGCTCAAGCAGTCTCTCTTTTCCACTCATCCCATGGAAGATATGCTGCTACGGTTGATTCTGTtaatattaaagaagaaaattcttTATTGTCGTTCCGGGGTTCTGTGTGCGTGCCATTGCCTCCCATACAAATCGTAGGATCAGCTTCATTGGTTGCCTTTAGGACTCCGAATGATTCGCAAATCAAGACTTCTTATTTATCCGATGAGGCAATCCATTTACATGcagaaaaatgttattataaagCTCACACGTACAGGCAGCATCGTTTCCCTAGGGATCTTCTTGGCTTGAAGATTGACAAGTTGGAAAAAGTTCTGAGCTCTTTTGGGAATGGAACCCGACAAACAGTAAGCTCTGTGACAGCTAAATTAAAGGCATCAGGCATGGTACGGTTTCAGTTGGAAATCGAGAGAAGTATTGGGAGGAATGAGAgtgtaataaataaaagagtCGAGTggagaacaaaaccaaagatcGAACGGGTTTGGTTTGAAGTAACGGCGAAAATTGAAGGGGATAAGTTGAAAACAGTGGGCATGAGAAAAGTGGTGCCTTTCATTGAAGTGGATACAGAAGCATGGAGCAGTTTGATGTCTAACATGTCATTCACTAAGTTTCCATCATTACTTGTTCCTCAAGAAGCTTTAACACTCGATGTTAAATGGTAG